A section of the Polyangium spumosum genome encodes:
- a CDS encoding transaldolase family protein produces the protein MLFLDSSDPKEIKDIFAWGVIAGVTTNPLILAREAGAVDLEERIRAVVAASKGPVSVELVSESEGAMMEEARLYHAWAPTRIVIKVPFGEAGLRVTHALASQGIETNVTCIMSFNQAYLAALAGGTYVSIFSGRVRDMGYDVRPVIAETRAQLEREKLAAKIIVGSIRHILDVNEALAHGAHVVTVPPAILRKMLHNPKTDETIREFNAAWASRAK, from the coding sequence ATGCTCTTTCTCGACAGCTCGGATCCCAAGGAGATCAAGGACATCTTCGCCTGGGGGGTGATCGCGGGGGTCACGACGAACCCGCTCATCCTCGCGCGCGAGGCGGGCGCGGTGGACCTCGAAGAGCGCATCCGCGCCGTCGTCGCCGCCTCGAAGGGCCCGGTCTCCGTGGAGCTCGTGAGCGAGTCCGAGGGCGCGATGATGGAGGAGGCGCGGCTCTACCACGCGTGGGCGCCGACGCGGATCGTGATCAAGGTGCCGTTCGGCGAGGCGGGGCTACGCGTGACGCACGCGCTCGCGTCGCAGGGCATCGAGACGAACGTGACGTGTATCATGAGCTTCAACCAGGCCTACCTGGCGGCGCTCGCGGGCGGGACGTACGTGTCGATCTTCAGCGGCCGGGTGCGGGACATGGGCTACGACGTGCGGCCGGTCATCGCCGAGACGCGGGCGCAGCTCGAGCGGGAGAAGCTCGCGGCGAAGATCATCGTGGGGTCGATCCGGCACATCCTCGACGTGAACGAGGCGCTCGCCCACGGGGCGCACGTGGTGACGGTGCCGCCGGCCATCCTGCGGAAGATGCTGCACAACCCGAAGACCGACGAGACGATCCGCGAGTTCAACGCGGCCTGGGCG